The following nucleotide sequence is from Tardiphaga alba.
CGTGCGCGATCTCGGCGCCAATCGCGATGCGCAGGCGATCGTGTCGTCGATCATCAATCTCGGCATGGGCCTCGGCGTCACCATCACCGCGGAAGGCGTCGAGACCGAAGCTGAACTGGCCTGCCTGCGCAGCGAAGGTTGCCACGAAGGGCAGGGCTTCCTGTTCAGCCGCGCGCGGCCGAATGACGAGATTGCGGAATTGCTGCGTGCGCAGGCCAATGTGACGCTTGGCAGCGAAGCGTCGGCGCAGGCGCAAGTGGCATAGGCGCTGCTTACGGTCCGGCGGTCGCACGCCGATATGGTCATTTCATCCGCTGTAATAGTGAAGTGCGCAGACAGCGCGTTCTCGTCGGCGGGACGATAGCGCAAGTTCCATTGGCAGATCGGGAATGGACCCGGTCATCCCATCCAGGAACGACTTCCATGAAGCTCTATCATTTCGCCCTGTCGGGCCATGCCCATCGCGCACGCCTGTTCGCGTCCCTGCTCGGTTTGCCCCACGAGGTGATTGAGGTCGATCTCGCGTCGGGCGCGCACAAGAAGCCTGAATTCCTGGCGCTCAATCCATTCGGCCAGGTGCCTGTGCTGGATGACGATGGCACAGTCGTCGCCGACTCCAATGCGATCCTCGTCTATCTCGCGAAGAAGTCGGGCCAGAGCCAGTGGCTTCCGGAAGATGCGGCAGGGAGTGCTGCCGTTCAGCGTTGGCTGTCGGTCGCTGCCGGTGAACTTGCTTACGGGCCTGCAGCAGCGCGGCTGATCACCGTCTTCGGTGCCGGTTTCAACCCGCAAGAAGTAATTTCACGCGCGCATACACTGCTGGCGCGGATCGAGGCACATCTCGCCGGTCGTGATTGGCTTGTCGGCAACGCCCCCACGATCGCGGATGTCGCGCTGTACAGCTATATCGCGCGCGCACCGGAGGGGAATGTCGATCTCTCGGACTATCCCGCGGTGAAGGCCTTCCTGCGTCGGATCGAAGCTCTGCCGGGCTTCGTGCCTTTCACGGAGACCAAGGCTGGTCTGTCAGCTGCAGCTTGATCATCCGCGTGTCGGGCACGTCTCGGCATGTGCCCGACACGCTTTCATGAGGGTAGACCGATGACCGATCAGCACACACTGACGAAATTGGATATCTGGCATCCCGGCGAGAAGGCAATCCAGACCGCTGTCGGTGTGTCTGACTACATGGATGAACTCGGCAAGCGGATCGTGCGCGACTATATGCCGGCGCAACACCGGGATTTCTATGCTCAGATCCCGTTCATCGCAGTGGGCAGTGTCGATGCCTCGGGCGATGCCTGGGCGATGCTGGCCGTCGGCAAGCCAGGTTTCATCTCATCCCCGACCGAGCATGCGCTGGACATCGATGTCGCGCGGGATCCCAGCGATCCCGCCAGCGAAGGTATGCGCGAGGGAAATGCCATTGGCATTCTCGGCATCGGTTTCGATACGCGCCGCCGAAATCGGGTCAACGGCCTCATCGGGCACTCGCTGAATGGCGCGCTGCATTTCGAGGTCGATCAAAGCTTCGGCAATTGTCCGCGCTATATCGCGCTGCGCGACTATGAATTCGCCCGGGATCCGAAGGAGATTTTTGCGGGAGACGTCGAGGACAAGACAGCGCTCGATGCGCATGCGCGCGAAATGATCGAAACCGCGGACATGTTCTTTGTCGCGTCCTATGCCGAGCGCGAGGACCGGCGGCAGGTCGATGTCTCGAGCCGCGGCGGCAAAGCTGGATTCGTGCGCGTCGCCGAAGACGGTACGCTCACCATCCCGGACTTTGCTGGCAACTTGTTCTTCGCAACGCTTGGCAATATTCTGCTCAATGGCAAAGCCGGATTGATGTTCGCCGATTATGAGACCGGCGATGTCCTGCAGGTGACCGGCGACGCCACCGTGGTCCTGGAATCGCCCGAGATCGCGGCGTTTCAGGGCGCCGAGCGGCTTTGGACGTTCAAGCCGCGCCGTGTGGTTTTCAGGCGCGGCGTGCTGGCTTTGCGCTGGATTGCGCGGAAAGACGGGGAATCGCCGGCCTCTCTGATGACGGGAAACTGGCAGCAAACCGACGCGCGCTTGAAGGCCGCCGAGCTCGCCAATACATGGCGTCCGTTCAAGGTGACCGACATCGTCGAGGAAAGTGCCTCGATCAGGTCATTTCATCTTCAGCCCGCCGATGGCGTAGGCCTTCTCCATCATGATGCAGGACAATATCTGCCGATCAGGGTGACAGTTGACGGCGCAGACAAGCCGGTCATCCGGACCTACACACTGTCGGTCGCGCCTTCGGATGATTTTTATCGCATCAGCGTGAAGCGCGACGGCCTTGTGTCGCAATGGCTGCATGATCACGTCAAGCTTGGCGACATCATCGAGGCCCGTGGGCCTGCGGGGGATTTCACCATCGATCCCGCACAAGAGCGGCCAGCCGTTCTGCTGGCAGGCGGCATTGGGATTACGCCCATGCTCGCGATGCTGCGGCATGTGGTTTATGAGGGAAAGCGCGTTCAAAAAGTGCGGCCGACGGTTGTCGTCCAGGCAGCCCGCTCGAAGGCGGATCGCGCCTTCCTCAATGAACTGCACGACCTCGAAGAGGCGGCTGGCGGAGCCGTGCGCATCCTCCG
It contains:
- a CDS encoding glutathione S-transferase family protein, whose translation is MKLYHFALSGHAHRARLFASLLGLPHEVIEVDLASGAHKKPEFLALNPFGQVPVLDDDGTVVADSNAILVYLAKKSGQSQWLPEDAAGSAAVQRWLSVAAGELAYGPAAARLITVFGAGFNPQEVISRAHTLLARIEAHLAGRDWLVGNAPTIADVALYSYIARAPEGNVDLSDYPAVKAFLRRIEALPGFVPFTETKAGLSAAA
- a CDS encoding 2Fe-2S iron-sulfur cluster-binding protein, whose protein sequence is MTDQHTLTKLDIWHPGEKAIQTAVGVSDYMDELGKRIVRDYMPAQHRDFYAQIPFIAVGSVDASGDAWAMLAVGKPGFISSPTEHALDIDVARDPSDPASEGMREGNAIGILGIGFDTRRRNRVNGLIGHSLNGALHFEVDQSFGNCPRYIALRDYEFARDPKEIFAGDVEDKTALDAHAREMIETADMFFVASYAEREDRRQVDVSSRGGKAGFVRVAEDGTLTIPDFAGNLFFATLGNILLNGKAGLMFADYETGDVLQVTGDATVVLESPEIAAFQGAERLWTFKPRRVVFRRGVLALRWIARKDGESPASLMTGNWQQTDARLKAAELANTWRPFKVTDIVEESASIRSFHLQPADGVGLLHHDAGQYLPIRVTVDGADKPVIRTYTLSVAPSDDFYRISVKRDGLVSQWLHDHVKLGDIIEARGPAGDFTIDPAQERPAVLLAGGIGITPMLAMLRHVVYEGKRVQKVRPTVVVQAARSKADRAFLNELHDLEEAAGGAVRILRVLSDVSDAEEGADYDAAGRIDAALLSRFMPIADYDFYLCGPPPFMQAIYDELRASKIPDARIHAEAFGPASMIRKVDGPALAPARRPPSSVPVHVVFTDSMKEATWAPGSGTLLELAEARGLSPDYSCRAGNCGTCKAMLLAGDVTYTTEPSIELADNEVLICCAVPAGHDDRTSGDQDASRIHIAI